The Melioribacteraceae bacterium genome includes a region encoding these proteins:
- a CDS encoding TetR/AcrR family transcriptional regulator yields MSETKEFILNTAFGLFLQKNYKEVTMKEIVDKTGLSKGAFYHYFTSKEELFREVIETVYFKNLVIDFKKINAESLKQFYTRYLDYMMDNFQKMREKLMLPESSVNINFITILFDAINLFPGFREELINALREELEAWTSIIKTARSKGEFTSPMTDEQIARMFIYSNDGISLRLLIEGKLDKINSEMLTLWNNFYEELNN; encoded by the coding sequence ATGAGCGAAACCAAAGAATTTATATTGAATACAGCATTTGGTCTCTTTCTGCAAAAGAATTACAAAGAAGTTACAATGAAGGAGATAGTCGATAAGACTGGTCTCTCCAAGGGAGCATTCTATCATTATTTTACAAGTAAAGAAGAACTTTTTCGGGAAGTCATCGAGACAGTTTATTTCAAAAATCTTGTAATCGATTTCAAGAAGATTAATGCAGAATCTCTGAAGCAATTCTATACGCGGTACCTCGATTATATGATGGATAACTTCCAAAAGATGCGCGAAAAGCTGATGCTGCCCGAATCTTCAGTCAATATTAATTTCATTACTATCCTGTTCGATGCAATTAATCTCTTTCCTGGCTTCAGAGAAGAACTCATTAACGCGCTCCGGGAGGAACTTGAAGCGTGGACATCAATTATTAAAACGGCACGCAGCAAGGGTGAATTTACTTCACCTATGACTGATGAACAGATTGCACGGATGTTCATTTATTCGAACGACGGTATAAGTCTTCGTCTTTTAATCGAAGGAAAACTCGATAAAATCAATTCCGAAATGCTTACTCTATGGAATAATTTTTATGAAGAGCTTAATAACTAA